A window of the Chloroflexus sp. Y-396-1 genome harbors these coding sequences:
- a CDS encoding heavy metal translocating P-type ATPase encodes MNKQQFTISGMDCPDCARTIERGVARLPGVQTCEVNFTTAQLHVTGDADPTAIVNRVRDLGYEIQSATTVADENPPTLFGFIRRRRQHLFALVGLVLVLPGIILHELLGWDAFWIDGLALVALGLVGPKIAQNAWRTFRTNRELNIDALMTIAAIGAVIIGTYVEAGLVMVLYAIGEALEEYTADRARHAIRSLLELTPPTATRLGPAGEETVPVAELRVGDRILIKPGERIPVDGTIVAGHSLVNQAAITGESRFIERGAGDPLFAGTINGDGSLELIVDRPAAESMVARMIHLVQEAQERRAPVQRFVDRFARVYTPAVVILAVLVASIPPLLFGQPFWNPDPETFGWLYRGLALLVVACPCALVISTPVSIVSALSTAARNGVLIKGGAYLETLARVRTVAIDKTGTLTTGKPSVVGLRVLGCMANDAVPVGHCQTCDELLTLAGAVERRSEHPLAHAIVQAATMRGLALPTAENVRALTGQGVLGVVNGNEVLIGSHRVFDQTLTHDERHCLAAQRDSQSGYTPLLVGVDGTYRGTITVSDTIREESRNAVAALRAQGLRVVMLTGDEPATARRIADDIGVDEVRAGLLPEAKAAAVSALRQPDGAVAMVGDGINDAPALATADVGIAIGNQAGGTTQAMETADITLLSGDLRQLPFAIELSRQTMRTIAVNVTFSIGIKLLFIGLVLAGLGTMWMAVLADVGASLLVTLNGMRLLGFRSRLSGYRG; translated from the coding sequence ATGAACAAACAGCAGTTTACAATTAGCGGGATGGATTGTCCTGATTGTGCACGTACTATCGAACGGGGTGTAGCGCGGCTTCCGGGAGTGCAGACCTGTGAAGTGAATTTCACCACCGCTCAATTACACGTTACCGGTGATGCAGACCCGACAGCTATCGTCAACCGTGTACGAGATTTAGGCTACGAAATTCAGTCGGCAACGACAGTGGCTGACGAGAATCCACCAACCCTGTTCGGCTTTATACGCCGCCGTCGTCAACATCTGTTCGCGCTGGTTGGTCTTGTGCTCGTTCTACCTGGTATTATCCTGCATGAATTGCTTGGTTGGGATGCCTTCTGGATTGATGGACTAGCACTCGTTGCCCTTGGCCTCGTGGGGCCAAAGATTGCTCAAAACGCCTGGCGCACGTTCCGTACAAATCGTGAGCTGAATATCGATGCTTTGATGACTATCGCCGCTATTGGCGCTGTCATTATCGGAACGTATGTTGAAGCCGGGCTGGTGATGGTGCTCTACGCGATTGGCGAGGCGTTAGAGGAATATACAGCCGATCGTGCCCGTCATGCAATCCGCAGCCTGCTTGAATTGACTCCACCGACGGCAACACGTCTTGGGCCTGCCGGCGAAGAGACCGTACCGGTTGCCGAACTACGGGTGGGTGATCGCATTCTCATCAAACCAGGAGAGCGAATACCGGTGGACGGTACAATTGTCGCCGGTCATTCGCTGGTGAATCAGGCCGCGATTACGGGTGAAAGTCGGTTCATTGAGCGTGGGGCCGGTGATCCACTCTTTGCGGGAACCATCAATGGTGACGGGAGTCTTGAGCTGATCGTTGACCGACCCGCTGCCGAGAGTATGGTGGCGCGGATGATACATCTCGTTCAGGAAGCGCAAGAGCGTCGTGCTCCGGTACAGCGCTTTGTTGATCGCTTTGCGCGTGTCTACACGCCTGCGGTAGTCATTCTGGCCGTTCTAGTTGCCAGTATTCCCCCGCTTTTGTTTGGTCAACCATTTTGGAACCCCGATCCCGAAACATTTGGCTGGCTCTACCGCGGTCTAGCTCTCCTCGTTGTTGCATGCCCGTGTGCGCTGGTTATCAGTACACCGGTGAGTATTGTGAGCGCCTTAAGCACGGCTGCCCGCAACGGGGTGTTGATCAAAGGTGGAGCGTATCTCGAAACACTCGCTCGCGTTCGCACTGTTGCCATTGATAAGACCGGTACCTTGACCACCGGAAAACCATCGGTGGTGGGGCTGCGGGTATTGGGATGTATGGCCAATGATGCGGTACCGGTTGGTCACTGTCAGACCTGCGATGAGCTATTGACGTTGGCGGGAGCAGTTGAGCGCCGTTCGGAACACCCGCTGGCGCATGCCATTGTGCAGGCTGCGACTATGCGCGGCCTCGCTCTCCCAACTGCCGAAAACGTGCGGGCATTGACTGGCCAAGGGGTATTGGGGGTTGTGAATGGTAATGAGGTTTTGATCGGGAGTCATCGAGTATTTGATCAGACATTAACTCACGATGAACGGCATTGTCTGGCAGCGCAACGTGACAGCCAGTCCGGATATACACCACTCCTGGTTGGTGTTGATGGTACATACCGTGGCACAATAACCGTATCTGACACGATTCGTGAAGAGAGTCGGAACGCCGTGGCTGCTCTGCGCGCCCAAGGTTTGCGGGTCGTGATGCTCACCGGTGACGAACCGGCCACTGCGCGGCGCATTGCCGACGACATTGGAGTGGATGAGGTACGGGCTGGATTACTCCCTGAAGCCAAAGCTGCGGCAGTCAGTGCATTACGTCAACCTGACGGTGCAGTAGCGATGGTCGGTGATGGAATCAATGATGCGCCAGCACTGGCGACTGCCGATGTAGGGATTGCTATTGGTAATCAGGCTGGTGGTACGACGCAAGCGATGGAGACTGCCGATATAACTCTACTCAGTGGTGATCTCCGTCAGTTACCGTTTGCCATTGAACTCAGCCGCCAGACAATGCGCACGATCGCCGTGAATGTTACATTCAGCATCGGCATTAAACTCCTCTTCATCGGTCTGGTTCTGGCCGGCCTTGGCACGATGTGGATGGCCGTGTTGGCAGACGTTGGCGCCTCGTTGTTGGTGACGCTGAATGGGATGCGGTTATTGGGCTTCCGTTCACGTCTGTCGGGTTATAGAGGATGA
- a CDS encoding 6-phosphofructokinase, whose product MTHPTIRIGVLTSGGDAPGMNAAVRAVVRTGISRGCEVFAIYEGYQGLIEGGKFIRRMDWSSVGGIIHRGGTIIGTARSSAFRTREGRRRAAANLLTHGIDRLVVIGGDGSLTGADLFRREWPELLAELVAAGEISAEQAAAHPNLLIAGIVGSIDNDFCGTDMTIGADTALHRITEAIDAISSTAASHQRTFVIEVMGRNCGYLALMGAIAGGADWVFIPEMPPQMDDWEQHMCDVLRIGREQGRRDSIVVVAEGARDRHGKPITASYIKKVLEERLGEDTRVTILGHVQRGGAPSAFDRWMSSLLGATAVEELLTASPDAEPKLIGLRENRVVRLPLLTCVKDTHQVAEAIAQHDYERALAMRGNSFVEAYRTLGTLIQSQPSPPDRLRRGYRFAVVHSGGPAPGMNTAVRAAVRIGIDRGHTMLGVRNGFQGLIDGDIVEMDWMSVSGWATMGGAELGTNRKIPQGSELYQIARNIERFGIDGILMIGGLSGYQAAYKLYSERQIFPAFHIPIICLPATIDNNLPGSELSLGADTALNSIVQAIDRIKQSAVASRRCFIVEVMGRDCGYLALMSGLATGAEQVYLPEEGISLRKLQADLEEMMSWFRAGKRLSLIVRNEKANPVYTTSFICSLFEEEGNKLFEVRQAILGHLQQGGDPSPFDRIQATRLAVRCIEFLIEHADRREPVGAFIGYRGGKVQFHQLDDMPRLMDPVHARPREQWWLALRQMADLLTTPPSKGESSTVILLGQRDSGPPT is encoded by the coding sequence ATGACACATCCAACAATCCGTATCGGAGTACTGACGAGCGGTGGTGATGCGCCTGGGATGAACGCTGCGGTGCGTGCTGTAGTGCGTACTGGCATCAGTCGTGGCTGTGAAGTCTTTGCGATCTATGAGGGCTATCAAGGTCTGATTGAGGGGGGAAAGTTCATCCGGCGTATGGATTGGAGTTCGGTGGGGGGGATTATTCATCGCGGTGGCACGATCATCGGTACCGCACGGAGTAGTGCCTTCCGCACTCGTGAAGGTCGGCGGCGGGCGGCGGCTAATTTACTTACCCATGGCATTGACCGCCTGGTTGTCATTGGTGGTGATGGTAGTCTGACCGGAGCTGATCTCTTTCGCCGTGAATGGCCGGAGTTACTGGCCGAATTGGTTGCGGCAGGTGAAATCAGTGCTGAACAGGCGGCAGCCCATCCTAACCTGCTGATTGCCGGAATTGTTGGCAGTATCGACAATGACTTTTGTGGCACTGATATGACGATTGGTGCCGATACTGCACTTCATCGTATTACCGAGGCGATTGATGCTATCAGTTCAACGGCTGCCAGCCATCAGCGCACTTTCGTCATCGAGGTGATGGGGCGTAATTGTGGGTATCTGGCATTGATGGGGGCAATTGCTGGTGGTGCGGATTGGGTGTTTATTCCTGAAATGCCTCCCCAGATGGACGATTGGGAGCAGCATATGTGCGATGTGCTGCGGATCGGGCGTGAGCAAGGCCGACGCGATAGCATTGTTGTGGTCGCTGAGGGTGCTCGCGACCGGCATGGTAAACCCATTACCGCATCGTATATCAAGAAGGTGCTGGAAGAGCGACTAGGGGAAGATACCAGAGTCACCATTCTCGGCCACGTTCAGCGTGGTGGTGCACCAAGTGCATTTGATCGCTGGATGAGTTCATTGTTGGGCGCAACGGCAGTCGAAGAGCTGTTAACTGCTAGTCCCGATGCGGAACCGAAATTGATCGGTTTGCGTGAGAATCGGGTGGTGCGCTTGCCACTGCTAACCTGCGTTAAGGATACGCATCAAGTTGCCGAAGCTATCGCGCAGCACGATTATGAGCGAGCGTTGGCGATGCGGGGCAATAGTTTTGTGGAAGCGTACCGGACGCTTGGCACCCTCATTCAATCGCAGCCCTCGCCACCCGACCGCTTACGGCGTGGTTATCGCTTTGCTGTGGTGCATAGTGGTGGGCCAGCACCCGGTATGAATACGGCTGTGCGGGCAGCAGTACGTATTGGCATCGACCGTGGTCACACGATGCTTGGTGTGCGCAATGGATTCCAGGGATTGATCGATGGTGACATCGTTGAGATGGATTGGATGAGCGTCAGTGGTTGGGCGACGATGGGAGGGGCCGAACTGGGTACTAATCGCAAGATTCCGCAGGGCAGCGAACTGTACCAGATTGCGCGTAACATTGAGCGTTTTGGGATAGATGGCATCCTCATGATCGGTGGCTTGAGTGGGTATCAGGCAGCGTACAAACTCTACAGCGAGCGCCAGATCTTTCCAGCGTTTCATATTCCGATCATCTGCCTGCCGGCAACCATCGACAACAACCTGCCCGGTTCTGAACTGAGTTTAGGGGCTGATACAGCACTGAATAGTATTGTCCAGGCCATTGATCGCATCAAACAATCGGCAGTGGCGTCACGCCGCTGTTTTATCGTCGAGGTCATGGGTCGTGATTGCGGCTATCTGGCTCTGATGAGCGGATTGGCAACCGGCGCCGAGCAGGTCTATCTTCCCGAAGAAGGGATTAGTCTGCGCAAACTACAGGCCGATCTGGAAGAGATGATGTCCTGGTTCCGCGCCGGAAAACGGTTAAGTCTGATCGTGCGCAACGAAAAGGCGAATCCCGTCTACACGACATCGTTCATCTGTTCACTCTTTGAAGAAGAGGGGAATAAGTTGTTCGAGGTACGGCAGGCGATCCTTGGTCATTTGCAGCAAGGTGGTGATCCATCGCCGTTCGACCGTATTCAGGCAACGCGGTTAGCGGTGCGCTGTATCGAATTTCTGATCGAGCACGCCGATCGCCGTGAGCCGGTTGGGGCGTTTATTGGTTATCGCGGCGGGAAAGTTCAATTTCATCAGCTCGACGATATGCCCCGCTTGATGGATCCCGTCCACGCCCGACCACGTGAGCAGTGGTGGCTGGCATTGCGTCAGATGGCCGATTTGCTGACTACACCACCCTCCAAAGGTGAATCGAGTACGGTGATCCTGCTGGGTCAGCGGGACTCCGGCCCACCAACATGA
- a CDS encoding DUF262 domain-containing protein encodes MTATSFSTDNRTYRQLMGNGLTYRIPPFQRDYAWDEEEWEDLWLDIQGTLSADGEPAHYMGYLVLQTVDNRIFEVIDGQQRLTTLSLIVLAAMRLLKRLIDNGIAAEANQMRLGQLRTSYIGYLDPVTLITQNKLSLNRQNDPYYRQYLVTLTDPLPQRGFPASTNTMRKAFEWFERRLNEYTSTQRDQGRALAQFIETMSDKLFFTVITVSDELNAYRVFETLNARGVRLSATDLLKNYLFAVLARHSQSEVELKEPERRWDTLVSRLGSESLPDFLRMHWNSRHSFARQSELFKAIRNRIQNREAVFGLLREMNEDVDTYLALNQPEGSSWPSDWKVYAQELRLFSVRQPYPMLMAAKRRLADDDFARLLRATVVISFRYNVIGSLHTGESERLYHEVAKKIHEGIINNYTLAVQTLRPIYRSDAAFKADFSEKSIKTTQSRNARIVRYILSKLEQQVGGVEFDYDSPAYTIEHILPQSPEAGWEAFSDRDLEEFVYRLGNMTIIESSRNRDAGNKSFAQKRVIYQESRFRLTQQLAQEEEWTPERLAARQREMARLAAVVWRIDI; translated from the coding sequence ATGACGGCCACCAGTTTTAGTACAGACAACCGAACCTACCGCCAGTTGATGGGCAATGGGCTGACCTACCGGATTCCACCATTTCAGCGCGATTACGCCTGGGATGAAGAAGAGTGGGAGGATTTATGGCTCGATATTCAGGGCACACTTTCTGCCGATGGCGAACCTGCGCACTATATGGGGTATCTGGTGCTCCAAACGGTTGATAACCGGATATTTGAGGTTATCGACGGTCAACAGCGCCTCACCACGTTGAGTCTGATTGTTCTGGCGGCAATGCGCCTGCTCAAACGCCTGATCGATAACGGTATTGCCGCCGAAGCCAATCAGATGCGGCTAGGACAGCTACGGACAAGCTACATCGGTTACCTCGATCCGGTGACCCTCATCACGCAAAATAAACTCTCGCTGAACCGCCAGAATGATCCGTATTACCGTCAGTATCTGGTCACGTTGACCGATCCACTCCCTCAGCGCGGATTTCCGGCTTCAACCAACACTATGCGAAAGGCATTTGAATGGTTTGAGCGTCGTCTCAATGAGTATACCAGCACACAACGCGATCAGGGTCGGGCGTTAGCGCAGTTTATCGAGACGATGAGTGATAAGCTCTTCTTCACCGTTATCACCGTGTCTGATGAACTAAACGCCTACCGTGTCTTCGAGACGCTCAATGCCCGTGGAGTTCGTTTGTCGGCCACCGATCTGCTTAAGAACTATCTCTTTGCAGTCCTGGCTCGCCATTCACAATCGGAAGTGGAGCTAAAAGAGCCGGAACGTCGGTGGGATACGCTGGTTAGCCGGTTAGGGAGCGAGAGTCTGCCGGATTTTCTTCGGATGCACTGGAATAGCCGACACAGTTTTGCCCGCCAATCCGAGCTGTTCAAAGCGATTCGGAATCGAATCCAAAACCGTGAAGCCGTGTTCGGGCTGCTGCGTGAAATGAACGAGGATGTTGATACATATCTAGCACTCAACCAACCCGAAGGTTCAAGTTGGCCATCAGATTGGAAGGTCTATGCTCAAGAACTACGGCTCTTTTCGGTTCGCCAGCCATACCCGATGCTTATGGCAGCCAAACGCCGCTTAGCCGACGATGATTTTGCTAGACTGTTACGGGCAACCGTTGTTATATCGTTTCGTTACAATGTCATTGGTTCGCTCCACACCGGTGAGTCCGAACGGCTATATCATGAAGTGGCGAAGAAGATACACGAGGGAATAATCAATAATTACACGCTCGCCGTGCAGACGCTACGCCCTATCTATCGAAGTGATGCCGCGTTTAAGGCCGATTTTAGTGAAAAGTCGATCAAAACGACCCAGAGCCGAAATGCACGAATTGTACGTTACATTCTCAGCAAACTCGAACAACAGGTAGGCGGCGTTGAGTTTGATTACGACTCTCCTGCCTATACCATTGAACATATCTTGCCTCAGTCGCCTGAAGCCGGATGGGAGGCCTTTAGTGACCGCGATCTAGAGGAATTTGTCTATCGTTTAGGGAACATGACGATTATTGAGAGCAGCCGGAATAGAGATGCAGGAAACAAATCATTCGCACAAAAGCGCGTGATCTATCAAGAAAGTCGCTTTCGCTTAACCCAACAACTGGCGCAGGAAGAGGAATGGACGCCAGAGCGACTGGCTGCCCGTCAACGCGAAATGGCCAGGTTGGCGGCAGTGGTCTGGCGAATAGATATCTGA